From a single Candidatus Poribacteria bacterium genomic region:
- a CDS encoding bifunctional 5,10-methylenetetrahydrofolate dehydrogenase/5,10-methenyltetrahydrofolate cyclohydrolase translates to MSTELLNGSRLAQRVRSQIRRKLKKLTFTPGLAVVQVGDDPASTLYIKHKQRDCEKVHFHSEVHRLPADITQETLIEHIETLNARPDIHGMLVQMPLPAHIDKSAVIDTIIPHKDADGLNPVNLGNLLINREGVTPCTPTGIIRLIELTGEKIEGKHAVCIGRSPLVGKPVGLMLLNRNATVTYCHSRTTDIKAEAQKADILVVAIGSPGFITADMVKPGAIVIDVGINHVNGRAIGDVQFEEVKEVAGFITPVPGGVGPMTRAMLLENTLKLAIGG, encoded by the coding sequence TTGTCAACCGAACTTCTTAATGGCAGCCGCCTTGCGCAGCGTGTCCGGAGCCAGATCCGACGAAAACTCAAAAAACTTACATTTACCCCTGGCCTCGCTGTTGTGCAAGTCGGCGATGATCCGGCATCAACACTCTACATCAAACACAAACAACGCGATTGTGAGAAGGTTCATTTTCATTCCGAAGTCCACCGCCTACCAGCAGACATCACCCAAGAAACCCTCATCGAGCATATTGAAACCTTGAATGCACGACCGGATATCCACGGGATGTTAGTGCAAATGCCGCTGCCAGCGCATATAGATAAATCGGCAGTTATTGATACAATCATTCCGCACAAAGATGCAGACGGATTAAATCCGGTCAATTTAGGGAATCTCCTTATTAACCGCGAAGGGGTGACACCGTGTACGCCAACCGGTATCATTCGGCTTATTGAATTGACGGGTGAAAAGATTGAGGGTAAACATGCTGTCTGTATTGGTAGAAGTCCACTTGTCGGCAAACCGGTAGGATTGATGTTGTTAAATCGGAATGCAACGGTTACCTATTGCCACTCCCGAACAACAGATATCAAAGCAGAGGCACAAAAAGCGGACATTCTCGTCGTTGCCATCGGCAGCCCTGGATTCATCACTGCGGATATGGTGAAACCGGGGGCGATCGTCATTGATGTCGGTATTAATCATGTAAACGGACGGGCTATCGGTGACGTTCAATTTGAGGAAGTTAAAGAGGTAGCAGGGTTTATCACACCGGTCCCGGGGGGCGTCGGTCCTATGACGCGTGCGATGTTGTTAGAAAATACGCTGAAATTAGCGATTGGAGGCTAA
- a CDS encoding SDR family NAD(P)-dependent oxidoreductase, with protein sequence MAFPGFELKDKVMLITGSGKGIGRGIALAAAQMGAKVVLNSRTASDLEEVANEIRDNGGEAEPVVFDVSDLTQVAQGAQAAIDVWGRVDVLVNNAGTNRPKPALELTEEDWDAIYDLNLKGLFFLTQTLVKPMIARENGKIINISSTMGLVGGPLRTAYSGSKGGVVLLTKGLAVEWAPHNVTVNAVAPAFTRTPLADVLLQRKEFYEDVVRRIPMGRVGEVDEVVGAVLFLASDAANWVTGQTIAVDGGWVAW encoded by the coding sequence ATGGCATTTCCAGGATTTGAGTTGAAGGATAAGGTAATGTTAATCACTGGTTCCGGTAAAGGGATCGGCAGAGGCATAGCACTTGCGGCTGCACAGATGGGCGCGAAAGTCGTTTTGAATAGCCGCACCGCCTCTGATCTTGAGGAAGTCGCAAACGAAATTCGCGACAACGGTGGGGAGGCGGAACCGGTCGTGTTTGATGTTAGTGATCTGACCCAGGTCGCTCAAGGTGCACAAGCAGCGATCGACGTTTGGGGCAGAGTAGATGTGCTCGTTAATAACGCCGGGACTAACCGCCCGAAACCTGCGCTTGAACTAACCGAAGAGGATTGGGATGCCATCTACGATCTCAACCTCAAAGGTTTGTTCTTCTTAACGCAGACGCTTGTGAAACCGATGATAGCACGCGAAAACGGGAAGATTATCAATATATCATCAACGATGGGATTGGTCGGCGGCCCGCTGCGTACTGCCTATTCGGGAAGCAAGGGGGGCGTTGTGTTGTTAACCAAAGGCCTCGCTGTTGAATGGGCACCTCATAATGTCACTGTGAACGCTGTCGCACCAGCATTTACACGAACACCGCTTGCGGATGTTCTTCTGCAACGTAAGGAATTTTATGAAGATGTTGTCCGCCGTATTCCGATGGGACGTGTCGGTGAGGTGGACGAGGTCGTCGGCGCGGTGCTATTTTTAGCATCAGATGCCGCGAACTGGGTGACAGGGCAAACGATCGCAGTTGATGGTGGCTGGGTTGCGTGGTAA
- a CDS encoding Gfo/Idh/MocA family oxidoreductase: MSRIRIGVIGCGAIAQVHHLPNLTALHREFEVPIVCDLSHGAAQAVAKRFHVPQFVTDYNELLATDVDAVLLCHGDPKTEVALAAFEAGKHVFIEKPVCFSLQEMDAMLNAQQRAGTVAQAGYMKVHDPAFQFAKREVDTMESYRFVQINHLHPNNSLHLSQFDVERFNDVSPDAFKPAGAAREKAQAEAIGNVLSQAGLESDVENKAARVFYLLAGSMIHDIYSLRVMLGSPSEVISAEVWSDGRGVSIVFAYPNGARCVATWVDLPDLWDFKETLEIYGDNKRVIVSYPTGFSRGILSEVTIHGIDTDGTTYSKTPAIEWESAFVRELRHFHACITEGETCYTSLASARDDIALIINIVRCYVQRESVVCENG; the protein is encoded by the coding sequence ATGAGTCGTATACGGATAGGTGTTATCGGGTGTGGCGCGATCGCGCAGGTCCATCATCTCCCCAATCTTACCGCGCTCCATCGCGAATTTGAGGTGCCAATTGTCTGTGATCTTTCTCACGGTGCTGCACAAGCAGTGGCAAAGCGTTTCCATGTCCCGCAATTCGTAACAGATTACAACGAATTGTTGGCAACAGATGTAGATGCCGTTCTACTCTGCCACGGTGACCCTAAGACGGAAGTTGCCCTTGCCGCGTTTGAAGCCGGGAAGCATGTCTTTATTGAGAAACCGGTCTGCTTTTCATTGCAAGAGATGGATGCCATGCTAAATGCACAACAGAGAGCCGGTACGGTCGCGCAAGCCGGTTATATGAAGGTGCATGACCCGGCTTTCCAGTTCGCTAAGCGCGAAGTTGATACGATGGAGAGTTATCGCTTCGTCCAAATTAACCATCTCCATCCGAATAACAGTTTACACCTGAGCCAGTTTGATGTCGAACGGTTCAACGATGTGTCACCGGATGCATTTAAGCCAGCAGGCGCAGCGCGTGAAAAAGCACAAGCAGAAGCCATTGGGAACGTGTTATCACAAGCCGGACTTGAAAGCGATGTCGAAAACAAGGCAGCACGGGTGTTCTACCTGCTTGCTGGCAGCATGATCCACGACATCTACAGTTTACGGGTTATGCTCGGTTCACCGAGCGAAGTCATTAGTGCGGAAGTTTGGTCTGATGGACGTGGGGTGAGCATTGTGTTTGCCTATCCGAACGGTGCCCGCTGTGTCGCGACATGGGTAGACTTACCAGATCTGTGGGACTTTAAAGAGACCTTGGAGATATACGGCGATAACAAACGGGTTATCGTTTCATATCCTACCGGCTTTTCGAGAGGTATCCTGTCAGAGGTAACGATACACGGAATAGACACCGATGGCACGACCTATAGCAAAACCCCCGCTATTGAATGGGAAAGTGCTTTTGTTCGGGAATTGCGCCATTTCCACGCATGCATAACAGAAGGTGAAACGTGCTATACTTCACTGGCATCTGCACGGGATGATATCGCTTTGATTATTAATATAGTGCGGTGTTACGTGCAACGGGAGTCGGTTGTATGTGAAAATGGGTAA